A stretch of Metabacillus sp. FJAT-52054 DNA encodes these proteins:
- a CDS encoding spore germination protein — protein MLRSKSKRDRIKELEEKRLGWAALPITERMAENEAVISRLFGKSDDLVIQTYPRESFSFMVVYLENMADRKQIEEFIVSPILNQVQEGVPAKKGWIQNTVSTSAGLKTAVHFADVADLIIRGGVALFMDGQSFAYTIPLTSWKSRTIEEPQSQTMVRGPREGFVEMIADNIPLLRRRISTPMLYFESLRAGKITQTKIVIGYIEGLVDKKVLNHIRSKLSMLETDKLFETGMLEELLKENKLTPFPVFLSTERPDVAASALTEGKVIIMMEGTPFCIIAPATFWAFFQAAEDYYQNYDIASLVRIIRLIAYAIGLAFPAAYIAVTTFHQELIPSELLISLAAQREGVPFPAFVEALLMEVIFEILREAGVRMPRPVGSAVSIVGAIVIGESAVAAGLVSPAIVIVVSLTAISSFVAPYYSFSGASRLLRFLLMVIAATLGIYGMIIFFIALVIHLASLTSAGVPYFQPFAPFSLDQQKDGFLRMPLWMTNTKLYKRIQKKQESGGSA, from the coding sequence TTGCTGCGTTCTAAAAGTAAAAGAGACCGGATTAAAGAATTGGAAGAAAAGCGTTTGGGCTGGGCTGCTCTTCCAATTACGGAAAGAATGGCTGAAAATGAGGCGGTCATTTCACGTTTGTTCGGAAAAAGTGATGATCTTGTCATCCAGACTTATCCCCGGGAATCGTTCTCTTTTATGGTGGTTTACCTTGAAAATATGGCAGATCGCAAGCAAATTGAAGAATTTATCGTGTCTCCTATTTTGAATCAGGTACAGGAAGGCGTTCCTGCAAAGAAAGGCTGGATCCAGAATACGGTAAGCACTTCGGCTGGATTAAAGACCGCTGTTCATTTTGCAGATGTGGCCGATCTCATCATAAGAGGCGGGGTTGCCCTATTTATGGACGGGCAATCCTTTGCATATACAATCCCTTTAACCTCCTGGAAGAGCCGGACCATTGAAGAGCCTCAGTCTCAAACGATGGTTCGCGGACCACGTGAGGGGTTTGTGGAGATGATTGCGGATAACATCCCCCTTTTGAGAAGAAGGATATCGACTCCGATGCTTTACTTTGAATCATTAAGGGCAGGGAAAATTACGCAAACGAAAATCGTAATAGGGTATATTGAAGGGCTAGTAGATAAAAAGGTTTTGAACCATATCCGTTCAAAATTGTCGATGCTTGAAACGGATAAATTATTTGAAACAGGCATGCTCGAGGAACTGCTTAAAGAAAATAAATTAACCCCTTTTCCTGTTTTTTTATCTACGGAGAGGCCTGACGTGGCAGCCTCTGCTCTTACGGAGGGGAAAGTCATCATTATGATGGAGGGAACCCCATTTTGTATTATTGCCCCCGCTACCTTTTGGGCTTTTTTTCAGGCGGCCGAGGATTATTACCAAAATTATGATATCGCTTCTCTCGTCCGTATTATCAGACTGATTGCCTATGCGATCGGACTCGCTTTTCCTGCTGCTTACATAGCTGTAACTACATTTCATCAAGAGCTCATTCCTTCAGAACTCCTGATTAGTCTTGCTGCTCAACGGGAAGGGGTGCCATTTCCGGCATTTGTAGAAGCTCTGTTAATGGAGGTTATTTTTGAAATTCTCCGTGAGGCTGGAGTCCGGATGCCGAGACCGGTCGGATCTGCTGTTTCAATCGTTGGAGCAATTGTAATCGGTGAGTCGGCCGTTGCGGCAGGACTTGTTTCACCGGCCATTGTCATCGTCGTTTCCTTAACTGCGATATCCAGCTTCGTTGCTCCATATTATTCTTTTTCAGGAGCAAGCAGGCTGCTGCGATTTTTATTAATGGTCATTGCTGCGACGCTTGGAATTTATGGAATGATCATTTTTTTTATCGCATTAGTCATTCATTTAGCTTCCCTTACCTCAGCAGGGGTCCCGTATTTTCA